A portion of the Cellulophaga algicola DSM 14237 genome contains these proteins:
- a CDS encoding sterol desaturase family protein: MDIKDFTIFFSVLISLNILAYILNIGVSYFWDKAYNHQTILTKKEVLFSLLTLFLNILIAIPGYILWVKGIIVFSNMNIVLTFILLFLVMDFLMYALHWASHNIGFLKKIHLKHHEHTDRFNCVSLYYMSPWEAVFFGLLLTVVALLFSLNIYGFIAFLVFNWFYGVITHLNGHRQNAHFLIFTTNYFHKNHHQLFYKNYGFYTFLWDKLFKTEKKKG, from the coding sequence ATGGATATAAAGGACTTCACTATATTTTTCTCAGTATTAATTTCCTTAAATATCCTTGCTTATATATTAAATATAGGGGTCAGTTACTTTTGGGATAAAGCCTATAATCATCAAACAATACTTACAAAAAAAGAGGTGCTATTTTCCTTGCTTACCCTTTTCTTAAATATTTTAATTGCTATTCCTGGTTATATATTATGGGTTAAAGGAATCATCGTTTTTTCTAACATGAATATAGTATTGACTTTTATACTTTTATTTTTAGTGATGGATTTTTTAATGTATGCACTCCATTGGGCATCCCATAACATTGGTTTTTTAAAGAAAATTCATTTAAAACACCATGAGCATACAGACCGTTTTAATTGTGTTAGCTTATACTATATGTCTCCATGGGAAGCTGTTTTCTTTGGTTTATTACTCACGGTCGTAGCACTATTATTTTCGTTAAATATCTATGGATTTATAGCTTTTCTAGTTTTCAATTGGTTTTACGGAGTAATTACACACTTAAATGGTCATCGGCAAAATGCTCATTTCTTAATTTTTACTACAAATTATTTTCATAAGAATCATCATCAATTATTTTATAAAAACTACGGATTTTATACCTTCTTGTGGGATAAGCTATTTAAAACAGAAAAGAAAAAAGGGTAA
- the nagB gene encoding glucosamine-6-phosphate deaminase, with product MLKSSIDKATGFEKRFENIGTLVFENSTKASKEVAKEIADLIKVKQAQKQPCILGLATGSSPKGLYAELVRLHKEENLSFKNVIAFNLDEYYPMEPDSMNSYVRFMKEQLFDHIDILPENYHVPDGLLTKAAIADYCDQYEAKIEALGGLDLQILGIGGNGHIGFNESGSLQNSKTRLVALDHITRVAASGDFSGLENTPRTAITLGVKKIMEAKRVILMAWGEGKSNIIKASAEGEVTSRVPASFLQEHNNATFILDQAAASKLTRINTPWLVEKIIWTDQLIKKAVLSLAIRLKKPILMLTDADYIENGMSDLLADSGPAYDINITIFNKLQNTITGWPGGKPNAEDDKRPERAEPAKKRVLIFSPHPDDDIISMGGTFKRLHEQGHEVHIGYQTSGNIAVADDEALRFASFVCDYNEKFKIESAEAVAIYKKAVTFLKNKKSSEIDIEEVRYIKGLIRKGEARATCHFIGIPDEQIHFMELPFYETGAIKKNPIGIADVQITSDLIEKIKPHQIFAAGDLADPHGTHKVCLDAIFEAVKSLKPKKFMKDCWVWLYRGAWQEWGIDEIEMAVPMGPDQVLEKRKGIFKHQSQKDGVVFQGADSREFWQRAEDRNQETADLYDELGLSHYAAMEAFVRWHY from the coding sequence ATGTTAAAAAGTAGTATCGATAAAGCAACAGGTTTTGAAAAGAGATTTGAAAATATAGGCACTTTAGTTTTTGAAAATTCAACAAAGGCTTCTAAAGAGGTTGCTAAAGAAATTGCTGATTTAATAAAAGTAAAACAAGCACAAAAACAACCGTGTATATTAGGTTTAGCTACAGGGTCTTCTCCTAAAGGCTTGTATGCAGAACTGGTGCGTTTACATAAGGAAGAGAATTTGAGTTTTAAAAATGTAATAGCATTCAATTTAGATGAATATTACCCTATGGAACCTGATTCTATGAATAGTTATGTCCGTTTCATGAAGGAACAACTTTTTGATCATATTGATATTCTTCCAGAAAATTATCATGTGCCAGATGGTTTATTGACAAAAGCTGCTATTGCCGATTATTGTGACCAATATGAAGCTAAAATTGAAGCCTTAGGAGGTCTTGATTTACAAATCTTAGGAATTGGAGGTAATGGACATATAGGGTTTAATGAATCTGGCTCGCTACAAAACTCAAAGACACGTTTGGTAGCCTTAGACCATATCACTAGAGTTGCAGCTAGTGGCGATTTTTCTGGATTAGAAAATACTCCTAGAACAGCAATTACATTAGGAGTTAAAAAAATAATGGAAGCTAAAAGAGTTATTCTTATGGCTTGGGGGGAAGGTAAATCAAACATCATAAAAGCGTCAGCAGAAGGTGAAGTTACAAGTCGTGTACCCGCATCATTTTTACAAGAACACAATAATGCTACTTTTATTTTAGATCAAGCAGCAGCGTCTAAATTAACAAGGATTAATACCCCATGGCTCGTAGAAAAAATTATTTGGACAGATCAACTGATTAAGAAAGCGGTTTTGAGCCTTGCCATCCGTTTGAAGAAACCTATTTTGATGTTGACCGATGCTGATTACATTGAAAACGGAATGAGTGATTTACTAGCTGATTCTGGTCCAGCTTATGATATCAATATAACCATATTTAATAAGTTACAAAATACGATTACAGGTTGGCCTGGAGGAAAACCAAATGCCGAAGATGATAAACGACCTGAACGTGCTGAACCTGCCAAAAAACGAGTATTAATTTTTAGCCCGCACCCAGATGACGATATCATTAGTATGGGAGGTACCTTTAAAAGATTGCATGAACAAGGGCATGAAGTTCATATTGGATATCAAACATCAGGAAATATAGCTGTTGCCGATGATGAAGCGCTTCGTTTTGCAAGTTTTGTATGTGATTATAATGAAAAATTTAAGATAGAAAGTGCAGAAGCTGTCGCTATTTATAAAAAGGCGGTTACATTTCTAAAAAATAAAAAATCTAGTGAAATAGATATTGAAGAGGTTCGGTACATTAAAGGATTAATTAGAAAAGGAGAAGCTAGAGCTACCTGTCACTTTATAGGTATTCCTGATGAACAAATCCATTTTATGGAATTGCCGTTTTATGAGACTGGTGCTATTAAAAAGAACCCAATCGGAATTGCAGATGTACAGATTACATCAGATTTAATCGAGAAAATTAAACCCCATCAAATATTTGCAGCAGGAGATTTAGCAGATCCACACGGTACCCACAAAGTCTGTTTAGATGCTATTTTTGAAGCTGTAAAAAGCTTGAAGCCTAAAAAGTTTATGAAAGATTGTTGGGTTTGGTTGTACAGAGGTGCTTGGCAAGAATGGGGAATTGATGAAATAGAAATGGCAGTTCCTATGGGGCCAGACCAAGTTTTAGAAAAACGGAAAGGTATTTTTAAACACCAATCTCAAAAAGATGGAGTCGTATTTCAAGGTGCAGATAGTAGAGAGTTTTGGCAACGTGCAGAAGATAGAAATCAAGAAACGGCAGATTTGTATGATGAGTTAGGCTTATCACATTACGCTGCTATGGAAGCTTTTGTAAGATGGCATTACTAA
- a CDS encoding alpha/beta fold hydrolase codes for MDIVKRNNVKVLGNGSKVIMFAHGFGCDQNMWRFITPSFTDNYKIILFDYVGSGNSDLSAYNTQKYDSLYGYAQDVIDICHEMNLHNVVFVGHSVSSIIGTLASLQSPGIFERLIFVSPSPRYINDMDYKGGFSKEDLEGLLEVMSNNYTGWANLLAPMVMQNPERPGLTKELENSFCTSDPFVTRQFAKVTFFSDNREDLKKIKIPTLILQCTDDAIAPSNVGAYIHQQITGSTLVKMKAKGHCPHMSHPEETIGCIKEFLEQ; via the coding sequence ATGGATATAGTAAAAAGAAACAACGTTAAAGTCCTCGGGAACGGCTCTAAGGTTATCATGTTTGCACATGGTTTTGGCTGTGATCAAAATATGTGGCGTTTTATAACCCCTTCTTTTACGGACAACTATAAAATAATTCTATTTGATTATGTAGGTTCTGGGAATTCGGATTTAAGTGCGTATAACACTCAAAAATATGATTCTTTATATGGTTATGCTCAGGATGTAATAGATATTTGTCATGAAATGAATCTTCATAATGTTGTGTTTGTGGGGCATTCTGTTAGTTCAATCATTGGTACATTAGCCTCTTTGCAATCTCCAGGTATCTTTGAACGATTAATCTTTGTATCACCATCGCCACGGTATATTAATGATATGGATTATAAAGGTGGTTTTTCAAAAGAAGATCTAGAGGGGCTGTTAGAAGTAATGTCTAATAATTATACAGGTTGGGCTAATCTGTTGGCACCTATGGTAATGCAAAATCCAGAAAGACCTGGTTTAACCAAAGAACTTGAAAATAGTTTTTGTACCTCTGATCCATTCGTAACAAGACAATTCGCGAAGGTTACTTTTTTCTCAGACAATCGTGAGGATTTAAAAAAAATAAAAATACCTACGTTAATTCTTCAATGTACAGATGATGCTATTGCTCCTAGCAATGTGGGTGCATATATACATCAACAAATTACAGGGAGTACATTAGTAAAAATGAAAGCTAAAGGTCATTGTCCACATATGAGTCATCCGGAAGAAACAATTGGTTGCATTAAAGAATTTTTAGAACAGTAA
- a CDS encoding RDD family protein, protein MSLKISELKTYKTINRKAKSGKYISIDFEFKYNPNVKKFNLRILSKLLDFLFYYGLFFLISAYTDFNMHPVLLALLCLFLINPILETLTGRTFGKLLLGFEVIDDYCNKPSVLRSFAKNKLQFLNLIVYAISEGTAWSEDIYYHNEKTLTYTIWRKEKKTILKMMQNE, encoded by the coding sequence ATGAGTTTAAAAATATCAGAATTAAAAACTTATAAAACGATAAACCGAAAGGCTAAAAGTGGCAAATATATTTCTATTGACTTTGAGTTTAAATACAACCCCAACGTTAAAAAATTTAACCTAAGAATCTTATCTAAGCTATTAGATTTTCTATTTTATTACGGCTTGTTTTTTTTAATTAGCGCCTATACAGACTTCAACATGCATCCTGTACTTCTGGCCCTACTTTGTCTTTTTTTAATTAATCCTATCTTAGAAACTTTAACTGGTCGCACCTTTGGCAAACTGCTACTTGGTTTTGAAGTTATTGATGATTATTGTAATAAACCTTCTGTTTTGAGATCTTTTGCTAAAAATAAGTTGCAATTTTTAAACCTTATAGTTTATGCTATTTCTGAAGGTACGGCATGGAGTGAAGATATTTATTATCATAATGAGAAAACATTAACGTATACGATATGGCGCAAAGAGAAAAAAACGATCCTTAAAATGATGCAAAATGAATAA
- a CDS encoding DUF2314 domain-containing protein codes for MKYLIFIFLSCFILSCSEKKKDKKANMTPTVAIKNSDFHTSYGIYSIEEKDSISTFKIEQLVAKLLPTYKLADSITAPVKENKYTITQFSNPKNEYPAPSMDYLQHSAHNLSEEEMNSLQSPKKAVLINFSGTHENVIADQIQINSIIDSLIHSSTAMVTDYITYETFNSTSWKKDRVASFTAETKDITSQFTIHLYRDGDGDFCRAVTLGMRKFCLPDISIENISCRDSNSYASLINLLGQTLLELPKITKDSTVLLDINNIANDSVKSRLLNSLEENALKKGVLQLKSVEPQEGDDYNTQFQIVFNTKGYSSPQEEQQELISTIFGATDAITFIEHEEDILSASNRAKQKLPEFQKLFNNGLEPGYAILLKAPFKTDEDGQEWMWIEVTKWEGSTISGILQNDPFQIADLKAGAIVSAKQEAIFDYIYYHPDGTSEGNETGEIISKRAQ; via the coding sequence ATGAAATATCTAATTTTCATCTTTTTATCCTGTTTTATTTTAAGTTGCTCTGAAAAGAAAAAAGATAAAAAAGCAAATATGACCCCAACAGTTGCCATTAAAAATAGTGATTTTCATACTTCATATGGTATATACTCCATTGAAGAAAAGGATAGTATTTCTACATTTAAAATAGAACAACTCGTCGCAAAATTATTGCCTACCTATAAATTAGCAGATTCTATTACTGCTCCCGTTAAAGAAAATAAATATACTATTACACAATTTTCAAATCCAAAAAACGAGTATCCTGCACCTAGTATGGACTACCTTCAACATTCTGCCCATAACCTCTCTGAGGAAGAAATGAACAGTCTTCAAAGTCCCAAAAAAGCAGTTTTAATTAATTTTTCAGGTACCCACGAAAATGTAATAGCAGATCAAATCCAGATTAATTCTATAATTGATAGCTTAATTCATTCATCTACTGCGATGGTAACGGATTACATAACCTATGAAACCTTCAATAGTACTTCATGGAAAAAGGATAGAGTTGCTAGTTTTACGGCAGAAACAAAAGATATTACAAGTCAGTTTACTATTCACTTATATAGAGATGGTGATGGTGATTTCTGCAGGGCCGTAACATTAGGTATGAGAAAATTCTGTTTGCCAGACATCTCTATTGAAAACATTAGTTGTCGTGACAGTAATTCTTATGCGAGTCTTATTAATTTGTTAGGACAAACGTTACTAGAACTGCCAAAAATAACTAAAGATTCTACAGTATTGCTAGACATTAATAACATTGCTAATGACAGTGTTAAAAGCAGATTACTAAATTCTCTTGAAGAAAATGCATTAAAAAAAGGAGTTTTACAGCTAAAATCTGTAGAACCTCAGGAAGGAGATGATTACAATACACAATTTCAGATTGTATTTAATACTAAAGGCTATTCTTCACCACAAGAAGAACAGCAAGAACTGATCAGCACAATCTTTGGTGCTACCGATGCTATTACGTTCATTGAGCATGAGGAGGATATTCTTTCTGCGAGTAATCGTGCAAAACAGAAACTGCCTGAATTTCAAAAGTTATTTAATAACGGACTTGAACCTGGTTATGCTATACTTTTAAAAGCACCGTTTAAGACTGATGAAGATGGGCAAGAATGGATGTGGATTGAAGTAACCAAATGGGAAGGTTCAACTATTTCAGGAATCCTTCAAAATGACCCTTTCCAAATCGCCGATTTAAAGGCTGGAGCTATTGTAAGCGCAAAACAAGAGGCTATTTTTGATTATATTTATTACCATCCGGATGGCACTAGCGAAGGAAATGAAACAGGAGAAATTATAAGTAAAAGGGCGCAATAA